The DNA region AGCCCAGCCACACGCTCGCCAGGAGCCCGGCCAGCACGCCGACGCGCGTCGCGATCACGCCGCCCCCGCCGCGGCCGTGCCGGAGCCCCTGTTCGTAAAGGTCCCGCCCGATCGCGGTGCCCATGGCGTGGAGCTGGCTGCTGATGGTGCTCATGGCCGCCGAGAGCAGGGTGAGCATGAAGAGCAGGGAGAACCAGCCGGGCAGGGACTCGGTGATGTAGAGCGGGATGATCCGCTCCACGTCGCCGCCCGCGGCCGCGATGGCGATCTTGCCCGCCGTCCGCTGGAAATGGATGTTCGTCAGGGCGCCGACGACGTAGGCGACGCCGACGGTCAGGAGGATGAACACGCCGCCGATGGGCACGGCGCGGTTGATCTCGCGTCCGCTCTTGACGGTCATGTAGCGCACCGCGAGCTGCGGCTGGGCCAGCACGCCGAGGCCGACGCCGAGCATGATGGTGCTGACGAGGGTCCACCACCAGGGCGAGCCGAAGGCCGGCATGCTCGTCCAGCCCCGGTGCCCGGCGGCGATCAGCTTCTCGGGCACCAGCGGGGTCATGGAGGACAGCTCCGCGTGGACGCTCGCAAAGCCCCCGAGTTTGACGTAGGTCAGCACCAGCAGGGCGGTCATGCCGGCCAGCATGATCGTGCCCTGGAGCGCGTCGGTATACATCACGCCCTTGATCCCGCCCATGATCACGTAGAGGCCGATCACGACCGAGAAGAGGAACAGCGCCGTCTCGTAGCCGATCCCGAGCTGCTGCGCCAGATACTTCGCCGCGCCCATCATCACGGCCGCCGTGTAGAGCGGCATGAGCAGGAAGATGAGCAGCCCGCTGGAGCCCTGGATGAACCGCGACCGGAAGCGCCGCCCGAGGAACTCGGGGAACGTGTGGGCGTCCAGCCGCAGCCCCATCTGGCGGGTCCGCGCGCCGAAGGCGACGAACGCGATGAAGATGCCGAAGAAGATGTTCAGGAACACCAGCCACAGCAGCCCCATGCCGTACACCGCCGCCACCCCGCCGAACCCGACGATGGCGGACGTGCTGATGAACGTCGCCCCGTAGCTCATGGCCATCACGTAGGGATGAATCCGCCGCCCGCCGATCAGGTAGTCGGTCGCGCCCCGGGTCGCCGCGTAGCCGCGGAACCCGAGGTACCCGATCGCAAACAGGTACACCAGGACGACGACGGTCATCCACACGGGGGCCATGTCTCTCCTCTCTCTCCGGATCAGCCGGCGGGTTTCGCGGGCGCGCCGAAGCACCGGGCCAGATGCTCGTCGGCGAATTTCCGCGACAACAGCGAGACCACGACGGTCACGACGATCGCGATCGGCAGGCCGATGAACAGCGGGTCCACGAAGGCCCAGATGAGCGAGCCGTGCTTCACGAACTGCTCGACCATCGCCCCGGCCTCCGGGCCCTCGACCATCCGGATCGCCAGCGAGCGCACGCCGAAGAGCTTGTTGCACAACAGCAGCGCGGTGGATTCCTTCTCGTGGACGAACACCATCCAGAGCAAGCTGGAAACGGCGCCGGAGAGCATCCCGGCGATCGCGCCGGCCTTGGTGATCGCCCGGGTCCACAGCGCGCCGACGTACATCGGCAGGAAGGCGCAGGCGCAGAGGCCGAAGAAAATCGCCGTCCCGCGCGCGACGATGGCCGTGCCCTCCTTGCCGAACTGCTTCTCCAGCTCGTAGCCCAGCCAGACGCTCAACAGGATGCCGATCAGGATGCCCAGGCGCGTGGCCAGCACGCCGCCCTTGCCCTTGCCCTTCCGCACGGCCTGCTCGACCAGGTCGCGGCCCAGCGAGGTGCCCATGGCGTGGAACTGGCTACTCAAGGTGCTCATCGCCGCGGAGAGCAGCGCGAGCATGAACAAGATGGAGAACCACCCCGGCATGGCCTGCTTGACGTACATCGGGATGATCGCCTCCACGTCGCCCGCCGCGGCCGCGATGGACACCTTGCCGGCGGTCCTGAAGAAATACACGTTCGTCAGGGCGCCGACCACGAAGGCCACGCCCGTCATCATGAGAATGAACACCCCGCCGACCGGCACGGCGCGGTTGAGTTCCTTGTTGCTTTTGACCGTCATGTACCGCACCGCAAGCTGGGGCATGGCCAGCACGCCGATGCCGACGCCCATGACGATGGTGCTGACCAGCGTCCACCAGAGCGGCGAGCCGAATTTCGGCATCGCGGTCCAGCCCAGGTGCCCGCCCTTGGCCAGTTTTTCGGGCACCAGGTGGGCCAGCGAACTCAACTCCCGGTGGGCGGGCGCGACCCCGCCGAGGGCGCTGTAGGTCAGGACGATCAGGACGATCATGCCCAGCAGCATGATCGTGCCCTGGAGCGCGTCGGTGTACATCACGCCCTTGATGCCGCCCATGATCACGTAGAGGGCGATGATGATGGAGAAGATGAAGAGGGCGGTCTCGTAGGAGATGCCCAGTTGTTCGCCCAGGTACTTCGCCGCGCCGATCAGCACGGCCGAGGCATAGAGCGGCATGAACACGAAGATGATCACCGCCGCGGCCCCCTGCAGGAAATGCGAATCGAAACGGCGGCCGAGCAATTCGGGGAACGTGTGGGCGTCCAGCCGCAGGCCCATCTGCCGGGTGCGCCCGCCGAAGAAGACGAAGGCCACGAAGATGCCGAAGAAGATGTTCAGGAACGTGAGCCACAGCAGGCCCATGCCGAACACCCCGGCGGCGCCGCCGAAGCCGACGATGGCGGAGGTGCTGATGAACGTCGCGCCGTAACTCATCGCCATGACGTACGGGTGAATCCGTCGGCCGGCCACCATGTAGTCGGACGCCGTGTGGGTCGAACGGTAGCCGCGGTAGCCCAGGTAGCCGACGCCGAACAGGTAAATAATAACCGCAATGGTCATCCACATGGATTGCATGGGGGTTCCTCCGTGAGCCTTACAGCTCTTCCTCGACCTTGTCCTCTTCCTCTGCCCAGTGGCGGACTTCCGCCTCGGGCTCCACCACGGTGTCCTCGCGGTTCCACCGGAGAACGCCCCACACCACGCACAGTACCGTGCTGGCGATGCACAGGATGTACGCCAGCCAGACCCACGGATCCTCGATGCCCAGCAGCATGACCCTATCCTCCTTTATCCGTCATCCTTGTTGCATAAACGGCCGGTTCCACGCCGGTTGCCCCGCTGCGGTCTCGAATAATGGCGGCCCATCCCCCGTTTGGCAAAGGAAAAAACGGTTTTTTTTGCCCCCCTCCGCAGCGGGCGGCTGCAACAAAATCGTTCACGGCCGTGAATGGATTTGTTTCAGTTCAGGAGCGGGGCGGCGTGGCGTGAAGACGCAAGGACGGCGCGCGCGGGCCGGGCACGGCCCAGTCCCGCGAGACGCGGCCGCCCGGCACCCATACGATCTCCCCGCGGCACTCGAGCACCGGCACGCCCGCGCGCGCTTCCCTCGGCATCTTCAGGTCGGTGAAAAGATCCTGCAGTTTCTTGGAGCCCGTCAGGCCGAAGGGACGAATCCGGTCGCCTGCTTTCCATGAGCGGGCGATCAGCGGCGAGCGCCCCGCCCGCGCGGCATCCAACCAGGCTTCCAGGTTCCCGCCGACCGCCGGGACCGAAAAACCGCGGCCGCGTTCC from Kiritimatiellia bacterium includes:
- a CDS encoding sodium:solute symporter family protein — protein: MAPVWMTVVVLVYLFAIGYLGFRGYAATRGATDYLIGGRRIHPYVMAMSYGATFISTSAIVGFGGVAAVYGMGLLWLVFLNIFFGIFIAFVAFGARTRQMGLRLDAHTFPEFLGRRFRSRFIQGSSGLLIFLLMPLYTAAVMMGAAKYLAQQLGIGYETALFLFSVVIGLYVIMGGIKGVMYTDALQGTIMLAGMTALLVLTYVKLGGFASVHAELSSMTPLVPEKLIAAGHRGWTSMPAFGSPWWWTLVSTIMLGVGLGVLAQPQLAVRYMTVKSGREINRAVPIGGVFILLTVGVAYVVGALTNIHFQRTAGKIAIAAAGGDVERIIPLYITESLPGWFSLLFMLTLLSAAMSTISSQLHAMGTAIGRDLYEQGLRHGRGGGGVIATRVGVLAGLLASVWLGYELEKQFGKSGTEIVARGTAIFFGFCACAFLPMYLGALWSRAITRAGAIAGMLVGAVASLAWMTFVHEKASTALLLCQKLFGVRSLGVYLVDGVEKFHRAGPVIWAFVDPMIIGFPLAVIVTVAVSAFTAKPPKEHLDMCFGPPGVVPAP
- a CDS encoding sodium:solute symporter family protein, encoding MQSMWMTIAVIIYLFGVGYLGYRGYRSTHTASDYMVAGRRIHPYVMAMSYGATFISTSAIVGFGGAAGVFGMGLLWLTFLNIFFGIFVAFVFFGGRTRQMGLRLDAHTFPELLGRRFDSHFLQGAAAVIIFVFMPLYASAVLIGAAKYLGEQLGISYETALFIFSIIIALYVIMGGIKGVMYTDALQGTIMLLGMIVLIVLTYSALGGVAPAHRELSSLAHLVPEKLAKGGHLGWTAMPKFGSPLWWTLVSTIVMGVGIGVLAMPQLAVRYMTVKSNKELNRAVPVGGVFILMMTGVAFVVGALTNVYFFRTAGKVSIAAAAGDVEAIIPMYVKQAMPGWFSILFMLALLSAAMSTLSSQFHAMGTSLGRDLVEQAVRKGKGKGGVLATRLGILIGILLSVWLGYELEKQFGKEGTAIVARGTAIFFGLCACAFLPMYVGALWTRAITKAGAIAGMLSGAVSSLLWMVFVHEKESTALLLCNKLFGVRSLAIRMVEGPEAGAMVEQFVKHGSLIWAFVDPLFIGLPIAIVVTVVVSLLSRKFADEHLARCFGAPAKPAG